The sequence below is a genomic window from Arthrobacter sp. U41.
TCGAGCAGGGGCAGTATTAGTTGAACGGCCGGCAGGTCCTGGCGCCAGGTGAAGTGAAGGCCGATGCCGTCACGGCCGTAGTTAGGGCTCAGCCACAGCTTGTCCGCCGCAATGGTGCGGATTTCGCTGACCAGCAGCAGCGGGGTCACCACGTCCGCGAGCTTGCGCATGGTGCGCAGGGCGCCCACTGCGTGCTCGCGCGGGATCAGGTATTCGCTTTGCAGTTCATCGCCCTTGCTCGGGGTGAATTCCAGCCGGAAGTGGGCCAGCCTGTCGGACCAAGGACCCGGAATGCCGAGTTGCTGCGTGCAGTTCCTGCCGGAGACCCCTGGAAGCGGATGCATGGCCGCAACCGCCGGAGTACCGCCGAAAAAAGCTGACGGCACGTCGGTAGCCACGGGGTCGCCGACGCGACTCTTGAGCCAGGCCTGCCCCACGGTTCCTCCGCTCCAGTCGGTGAACAGGCTCACGCTGTAGGCAGCGGACGTCACCTGATCAAAGTCCTCCAGCACCTGCTCCCAGTCCAGGCTTTCAATTACCTGTTGGCCGATTCGGAAGCTGGGCTCGATGTCTAGGGTCACGCGCGTGACTATGCCTAGGGCACCCAATCCGACCACCATGCCGTCGAAGTCGACGTCGCCGCGTCGGACCGTGAGGATGTTGCCGTCCGCAGTGATCATTTCCAGTCCTGAGACTGCGGTGGCCAGGTTGCCGTTCGTATCTCCAGAGCCGTGTGTAGCCGTGGCAACTGCTCCGGCCACTGTGATGTGTGGCAACGAGGCCAAGTTATGCAGGGCGAAGCCGAGGCGTTCGAGCTCGCTCGCGAGCTTCCCGTAGTGCGTTCCCCCGCTGACGGTCACCGTCATTTTGCGTACGTCGACACTAATTTCAGGGCCAAGCCGGTCAAGAACGACCAGTGGCCCCGAACTGTCCGCGATGTCGTTGAAGGAATGCCTGGACCCCAAGGGCCGTATCTTAGAGGCCCTAGCCACCCTCTCCTGCAGTTCTTCCAGGCTGCCCGGGTGGGCGATCTCCGGAGCTTGGTAGCCGTAGTTGCCAGCCCAATTTCGTTCGGTCACAAGCTGATCCATCGTAGTTTCATCCCGGTCCGGATATCGCAGCAATGTTTGATGCATGAAACAACATAATAGTCCCCGCGACGCAAAACGACATCTTTTATCGCCCCCAAAAACGGTCGGGTCAGGACTTTGCCCTTGGCCAGCCTCTTGACATCAAGGGGAATAGCAATATGTTTGTCTTCGGAACAATTTACTGTGATCGCCGTTGGAAGGTGACCGCAGCACATCCAGCCCCTATATCTCCCGGAGCATTCAATGACGATTCAGCCCACCCGTGAAGACAAGTTCTCGTTCGGTCTCTGGACCGTGGGCTGGGAGGCGCAGGATCAGTTCGGTTCCGCCACCCGCCCACCACTGGACACCGTTGAGGCCGTCAACCGCCTCAGTGACCTTGGTGCCTACGGCATCACATTCCATGACAACGATCTCTTCCCCTTCGGATGCTCCATAGCTGACCGGCAGCGGGAAATCGACCGTCTGACCGGAGCGCTGAAATCCACCGGCATGGTGGTGCCCATGGTGACCACCAATCTTTTCAGCCACCCAGTCTTCAAGGACGGGGGGTTCACGAGCAATGACCGCGGTGTGCGCCGCTTCGCCCTCCGCAAGGTTTTGGAGAACATCGACCTCGCCGCAGAGCTTGGCGCGGAAACTTTCGTCATGTGGGGCGGGCGCGAAGGCAGCGAGTATGACGCCGCCAAGGACATACGTGGTGCCCTGGAGCGCTACCGCGAAGCCGTGAACCTGCTGGGGGATTATGTCACGGACAAGGGATACAAAATCCGGTTCGCCATCGAACCGAAGCCCAACGAACCCCGCGGAGACATCCTGCTTCCGACGCTTGGCCACGCACTGGCATTCATCGAAACCCTCGAGCGGCCGGAATTGGTGGGCATCAACCCGGAAACCGGGCACGAGCAGATGGCCGGGCTGAACTTCACCCACGGCATAGCTCAGGCCCTTTACCAGGGCAAGCTCTTCCACATCGATCTCAACGGCCAGCGCAGCATCAAGTTCGACCAAGACCTGGTGTTCGGCCACGGTGACCTGCAGAACGCCTTCTCCCTGGTGGACCTGCTTGAAAACGGCGGGCCCGACGGCGGGCCGGCCTACCATGGCCCGCGCCACTTCGACTACAAGCCTAGCCGCACCGAGGACATCGACGGCGTGTGGGACTCCGCGGCCGCAAACATGCAGACCTACCTCCTGCTCAAGGAACGAGCCAAAGCCTTCCGCGCCGATCCCGAGGTCCAGGCAGCACTGCAGGCCTCGCGCGTGGCAGAAATCAACGAACCCACCCTCAACCCGGGAGAAGGGCACGAACAGCTCCGTGCCGACCGCGCCTCCTACGAGGACTTCGACGCCGACGCGTACTTCGGCGGCAAGGGCTTCGGATTCGTAAAGCTGCAGCAGCTCTTCATCGAGCATCTGCTCGGCGCGCGCTGATCCCCATGTCACTGGTTGCCGGCGTGGATTCCTCCACGCAAAGCTGCAAGTTGGTCATACTCGATTCAGGGAGTGGAGCCCTGGTCCGCGAGGGCCGCGCCGGCCACCCGGAAGGCACAGAGATCCACCCCGACCTCTGGTGGCACGCCCTCGCCGCGGCAATAGACGACGCCGGGGGGCTGGCCGACGTCAAAGCCCTCTCGGTCGGGGGACAACAGCACGGCATGGTCCTGCTTGACGTCGAAGGCAACGTGGTGCGTCCGGCCCTGCTCTGGAACGACACCCGCTCGGCAGGAGCCGCTGCTGACCTCGCCGCTGAGGTGGGCGCAGGGGAATATGCCCGCAGGACAGGTCTAGTCCCGGTGGCGTCATTTACAGTCACCAAGATTCGCTGGGTGCGGGACCACGAACCAGAGTCCGGGTCCCGCGTGGCGGCCGTGGTGTTGCCACACGACTGGCTTACCTGGCGACTCCGGGGTTACGGCCCCGCCGGATCTAGCGCCTTAGGGCCAAACCTAGAGGAGCTCACCACGGACCGCTCGGACGCAAGCGGCACCGGCTATTGGAGTCCAGCCCTTGGCACGTACGATTTCGATCTCTTCCGGCTGGCGTTCGGCCGGAAAGCACGGCAAGCCATGCCCGGCCAATCGGCGGAAGCGACACCCGATACTGTGATATTGCCGCGAGTTCTGGGGCCTTCAGACTCCGCCGGGCACATTCATCCCGACTGCTTCAGTGCCTCAACTTTCAATTCCGACAGAAGCCCCCACGTTGATCTTGGCAATGAAATCATACTCGGCGCGGGTGCAGGTGATAATGCGGCCGCTGCGCTTGGTCTGGGTGTCCAACCCGGAGATGTCGTGCTGTCGGTGGGCACCAGCGGCACGGTGTTCGCCGTCGACGCCACACCTGGGCAGGATGCGAGCGGAACGGTTTCGTGCTTTGCGGACGCCAGCGGAGGTTACCTGCCCATCGCCGTGACACTGAACGCTGCGCGGGTCTTAAGCTCTATCGCCGCAGTCCTTGACGTGGACTTCGACGGCCTCTCCGAGCTTGCCCTGAAGGCCGAACCCGGGTCGGGGGGCGTAGTGCTAGTGCCATATCTTGAAGGCGAACGTACGCCAAACCTGCCCCACGCCAAAGCCAGCTTCCACGGCCTGAGCATCTCCTCCATGACCAGAAGCAACATGGCCCGGGCATCGATCGAAGGCATGTTGTGCGGACTCGCCGGGGGGCTCGATGCTCTGCGCGCCCTGGGCGGTCCGGCGAGGCGGCTGCTGATGATTGGCGGGGCCGTGCAAAATCCAGCCGTACAGCACATCGCAGCGCAAGTCTTTGACCTCCCAGTTGTGGTCCCAAGCCAAGGCGAATACGTGGCGCGGGGCGCCGCGGTGCAGGCGGCTTGGGTGCTAGCGGGAAGTCGGCCAGATTGGCCTGTGCCTGTGGATGCTGCACCAGAGCCGGATTATCGCGGAATCATTAGCCGGAACTACAAACGGGCCAGTGCCCAAAATGACACCGGCAGTTGATGACGACAGCTTCCCGCCCGGCACCTGGGAGCTGCGCCCGAAAGGACCGGGATCGTCGGGCAAGGACTCAGCGCGGGTCAAGGCGGATAGAAGAAGAGCCGTTGGGCCCGCGGTTCGTATGAAGCGAAGCGCCCGTTTGAAGTTAACTTCAACGCAATCGGCGGGTCGGCACTAGACATCAAAATAATGCGCTGCCAGAGTCGACGGCTCGAAGGGGCATCCTCATGCTCCGGAGATACTAAACGTCAGCATCGGAAACGTCGAATCAAAAAGCGCTCTTTCCGCGCAGCGATCAGGCTCCGCGTGCCTTCCGACAGTTGCATCTCAAGCAGAGCCTAGACACTTCGCCAGCAAGAGTTTGCGCCACCACTCACTTCCACTGCGTCGAGGACGAGCTGAATTTGCAGGGCATCGGAGAATGACGGTGAAGGCTGCTCTCCGGCGGCGATGGCTGCGACCAGGTCCGCCGTCTGATGAATGAAGCTGTGGTCGTAACCCAGGCCGTGGCCTGCCGGCCACCAATTTCCTACGTATGGGTGCACAGGCTCCGTGACAAGAATGCGACGGAACCCTGCCGTTTGTGGGTTTTCGGAACCGTCGAAATAGTGCAGGACATTCATGTCCTCAAAGTCAAAGGCAAGTGCGCCCTCAGAGCCATTGATCTCCAGCCGCATTGCGTTCTTGCGCCCCAATGCGAACCGCGTCGCTTCGAAGACTCCAATGGAACCACCCTCGAATCTAGCGGTGAAGATGGCGGCATCATCGACGGTTACCCGACCGCGCTTTGCGTCCTGGCCGACGTCGCCTTGGCCACCCAGACCGACGAAGTTTCCACCAATTGGCCGGTCGTCGACGAACGTCTCAAGTAGAGCGGAGACACCCTTGATTCGTTGGCCTGTGACAAACTGGGCCGCGTCTATGATGTGCGCGCCCAGGTCTCCCAGTGATCCGGATCCGGAAGCTGCCTTGTCCAGACGCCAGGTCAGGGGCGCGTTCTCGTCTGACAGCCAGTCTTGAAGGTACTGTGCCCGTACGTGACGGATCTGTCCCAACCGTCCCTGCTCGACCAGCGTACGCGCGAGGGCCAAGGCTGGAACCCTCCGGTAAGTGAAACCACACATTGCGTAGGCTCCACCCAGCGCGGCCTGATCTGCAGCGGACACCATTCGTCTGGCCTCCTCAACTGAATTTGCGAGCGGTTTTTCGCACAACACATGCTTACCCGCTTCCAGCGCCGCGATTGCGATCTCTGCATGCATATTCCCTGGCGTGCAGATGTCGATGAGGTCAATATCGTCACGTTCTATCAAACGGCGCCAGTCCGTCTCTGTGTCGGCCCATCCCATCCGATCTGCAGCCATTTTGACCGCCGGCCCATTGCGCCCGGCAAGTACGGCCAGTTCCGGACGGATCGGAAGATCGAAGAATCTCGGAGCCGTGCGCCATGCGTGCGAATGCGCCGCCCCCATGAAGGAGTACCCAACCATTCCGACACGCAAAGTCGGCTTCGTTTCAATCGTCATTCTGGGTTCACTTTCTTGCTTATGCAGCGACATGGCCGTGCAGTTGACCGCGGAGCCGACTCTGAGCCGTAAGCGACCGGACTCTCCGCCGCCAATTTATCGGCTATTCAAGTAGGGCGGCAGACTCAATTTTGAGCCGAGTGCGTTGGCGCTCAGGCCGCGAATTCGGACAAGCTAGCGAGGGTTGCCCGATCCGATG
It includes:
- a CDS encoding FAD-binding protein, which encodes MHQTLLRYPDRDETTMDQLVTERNWAGNYGYQAPEIAHPGSLEELQERVARASKIRPLGSRHSFNDIADSSGPLVVLDRLGPEISVDVRKMTVTVSGGTHYGKLASELERLGFALHNLASLPHITVAGAVATATHGSGDTNGNLATAVSGLEMITADGNILTVRRGDVDFDGMVVGLGALGIVTRVTLDIEPSFRIGQQVIESLDWEQVLEDFDQVTSAAYSVSLFTDWSGGTVGQAWLKSRVGDPVATDVPSAFFGGTPAVAAMHPLPGVSGRNCTQQLGIPGPWSDRLAHFRLEFTPSKGDELQSEYLIPREHAVGALRTMRKLADVVTPLLLVSEIRTIAADKLWLSPNYGRDGIGLHFTWRQDLPAVQLILPLLEAELAPFAARPHWGKLFDGGRASLAPLYPRFDDFTALADRLDPTGKFRNSFLSRAVFGN
- a CDS encoding xylulokinase — its product is MSLVAGVDSSTQSCKLVILDSGSGALVREGRAGHPEGTEIHPDLWWHALAAAIDDAGGLADVKALSVGGQQHGMVLLDVEGNVVRPALLWNDTRSAGAAADLAAEVGAGEYARRTGLVPVASFTVTKIRWVRDHEPESGSRVAAVVLPHDWLTWRLRGYGPAGSSALGPNLEELTTDRSDASGTGYWSPALGTYDFDLFRLAFGRKARQAMPGQSAEATPDTVILPRVLGPSDSAGHIHPDCFSASTFNSDRSPHVDLGNEIILGAGAGDNAAAALGLGVQPGDVVLSVGTSGTVFAVDATPGQDASGTVSCFADASGGYLPIAVTLNAARVLSSIAAVLDVDFDGLSELALKAEPGSGGVVLVPYLEGERTPNLPHAKASFHGLSISSMTRSNMARASIEGMLCGLAGGLDALRALGGPARRLLMIGGAVQNPAVQHIAAQVFDLPVVVPSQGEYVARGAAVQAAWVLAGSRPDWPVPVDAAPEPDYRGIISRNYKRASAQNDTGS
- a CDS encoding Gfo/Idh/MocA family protein, which translates into the protein MTIETKPTLRVGMVGYSFMGAAHSHAWRTAPRFFDLPIRPELAVLAGRNGPAVKMAADRMGWADTETDWRRLIERDDIDLIDICTPGNMHAEIAIAALEAGKHVLCEKPLANSVEEARRMVSAADQAALGGAYAMCGFTYRRVPALALARTLVEQGRLGQIRHVRAQYLQDWLSDENAPLTWRLDKAASGSGSLGDLGAHIIDAAQFVTGQRIKGVSALLETFVDDRPIGGNFVGLGGQGDVGQDAKRGRVTVDDAAIFTARFEGGSIGVFEATRFALGRKNAMRLEINGSEGALAFDFEDMNVLHYFDGSENPQTAGFRRILVTEPVHPYVGNWWPAGHGLGYDHSFIHQTADLVAAIAAGEQPSPSFSDALQIQLVLDAVEVSGGANSCWRSV
- the xylA gene encoding xylose isomerase gives rise to the protein MTIQPTREDKFSFGLWTVGWEAQDQFGSATRPPLDTVEAVNRLSDLGAYGITFHDNDLFPFGCSIADRQREIDRLTGALKSTGMVVPMVTTNLFSHPVFKDGGFTSNDRGVRRFALRKVLENIDLAAELGAETFVMWGGREGSEYDAAKDIRGALERYREAVNLLGDYVTDKGYKIRFAIEPKPNEPRGDILLPTLGHALAFIETLERPELVGINPETGHEQMAGLNFTHGIAQALYQGKLFHIDLNGQRSIKFDQDLVFGHGDLQNAFSLVDLLENGGPDGGPAYHGPRHFDYKPSRTEDIDGVWDSAAANMQTYLLLKERAKAFRADPEVQAALQASRVAEINEPTLNPGEGHEQLRADRASYEDFDADAYFGGKGFGFVKLQQLFIEHLLGAR